A region of Falco peregrinus isolate bFalPer1 chromosome 13, bFalPer1.pri, whole genome shotgun sequence DNA encodes the following proteins:
- the CSTF2 gene encoding cleavage stimulation factor subunit 2 isoform X2, which translates to MAGLSVRDPAVDRSLRSVFVGNIPYEATEEQLKDIFSEVGPVVSFRLVYDRETGKPKGYGFCEYQDQETALSAMRNLNGREFSGRALRVDNAASEKNKEELKSLGTGAPIIESPYGDPVNPEDAPESISRAVASLPPEQMFELMKQMKLCVQNSPQEARNMLLQNPQLAYALLQAQVVMRIVDPEIALKILHRQTSVPPLIPGNQQPVPGPGPGPGPGPGPGPNAQLNPQNTPSSQPQPIGGMHVNGAPPLMQPPMQGGVPAPGQMAAPVQGPGPGPMAPGGGLQPQVGMPGGGPVPLERGQVPMPDPRAPMQRGPLPASGPPPRGLLGDAPNDPRGGTLLSVTGEVEPRGYLGPPHQGAPMHHMPGHDSRGPPHEMRGGPMGEPRPLMGEPRGPLMDARVGRDPRGLEPRGLEPRGLEPRVMEARALEARGLEPRVLEPRVLEARAMEARVMEPRGLEPRGPGPNPRGPMPGGIQGPGPLNMGASGPQGPRQVPNMAGAGLQGGGIPGAGVQGAGQPGGFSPGQSQVTPQDHEKAALIMQVLQLTADQIAMLPPEQRQSILILKEQIQKSTGAP; encoded by the exons ATGGCGGGGTTGTCGGTGCGGGATCCCGCCGTGGACCGTTCCTTGCGCTCCGTCTTCG TGGGGAACATCCCGTACGAAGCTacagaggagcagctgaaggacatTTTCTCAGAGGTTGGGCCCGTGGTCAGCTTTAG GCTGGTGTATGACAGGGAGACGGGAAAGCCGAAGGGCTATGGCTTCTGTGAGTACCAAGACCAGGAGACGGCCCTCAGTGCCATGCGGAACTTGAATGGGCGAGAGTTCAGCGGGAGGGCCCTGCGTGTCGACAACGCGGCCAGTGAGAAGAACAAAGAGGAGCTGAAGA GCTTGGGCACAGGTGCACCCATCATAGAGTCACCCTACGGTGACCCGGTCAATCCTGAAGATGCCCCCGAGTCCATCAGCCGGGCAGTAGCCAGCCTGCCACCCGAGCAGATGTTTgagctgatgaagcagatgAAG TTGTGTGTCCAGAACAGCCCCCAGGAAGCCAGGAACATGCTGCTCCAGAACCCCCAGCTGGCTTATGCCCTGCTACAGGCTCAGGTGGTCATGAGGATTGTCGACCCGGAGATTGCACTG AAAATCCTGCATCGCCAGACCAGTGTTCCTCCTCTCATCCCAGGCAACCAACAGCCAgtgccggggccggggccgggaccAGGACCAGGGCCTGGGCCAGGGCCTAACGCCCAGCTGAACCCACAGAATACACCCTCgtcccagccacagcccatA GGTGGGATGCACGTAAATGGCGCTCCGCCTCTGATGCAGCCGCCCATGCAGGGAGGAGTGCCGGCCCCAGGACAGATGGCAGCCCCTGTGCAGGGCCCAGGCCCTGGCCCCATGGCTCCAGGAG GTGGGCTGCAGCCGCAGGTTGGGATGCCGGGTGGAGGGCCAGTCCCCTTGGAGCGTGGACAAG tgcccatgCCAGACCCGAGGGCCCCTATGCAGCGTGGACCTCTACCTGCTAGTGGCCCGCCGCCCCGAGGCCTTTTGGGAGATGCCCCGAATGACCCTCGCGGAGGGACCCTGCTCTCAGTCACTGGAGAAGTGGAGCCCAg AGGTTACCTTGGGCCGCCCCACCAGGGAGCCCCTATGCACCATATGCCTGGTCATGACAGCCGTGGCCCCCCCCATGAGATGAGGGGGGGACCCATGGGAGAACCCCGACCACTGATGGGAGAGCCACGGGGGCCCTTGATGGATGCTCGAG TCGGAAGAGATCCCCGAGGGCTGGAGCCACGAGGATTGGAGCCACGAGGGTTGGAACCCCGGGTGATGGAAGCGCGAGCCCTGGAGGCACGAGGCCTGGAGCCACGGGTCCTGGAGCCGCGAGTGCTGGAAGCCAGGGCCATGGAGGCCAGGGTCATGGAGCCACGGGGCCTGGAGCCTCGAGGGCCAGGTCCCAACCCACGTGGCCCCATGCCTGGTGGGATACAGGGTCCTGGGCCACTTAACATGGGAGCCAGTGGCCCGCAGGGGCCCCGCCAG GTTCCTAACATGGCAGGGGCAGGCTTGCAGGGAGGAGGCATTCCTGGGGCAGGGGTCCAAGGAGCTGGTCAGCCTGGAGGCTTTAGCCCCGGACAGAGCCAGGTTACTCCCCAGGATCACGAGAAG GCAGCCCTGATCATGCAGGTTCTGCAGCTGACAGCAGACCAGATCGCCATGCTGCCGCCGGAGCAGCGGCAGAGCATCCTTATTCTAAAGGAGCAAATCCAGAAGTCTACAGGGGCACCCTGA
- the NOX1 gene encoding NADPH oxidase 1 → MGNWLVNHWFSAAVLAAWLGINIFLFTYYFLFFDRDERYFYTRAILGSALAWARASAKCLNFNSMLILLPVCRNLLSFLRGTCSCCRRTLRKQLDHNLTFHKLVAYTLALLTAVHTIAHLFNLERYNHSQQATDGSLPAVLSKMHLQGSKWLNPIHSNQTTVEYVAFTTIPGLTGVIITLALILMVTSSTEFIRRNYFEVFWYTHHLFLIYFAGLVIHGIAGLVRGQTEESMEEVHPHRCARCLTHKAENCSHSCWKDPEFGSIPTESWKWVLAPIVLYVFERILRVWRARQKVVVTKVVMHPARVLELQMQKKGFRMEVGQYVFINCPAISMLEWHPFTLTSAPEEDFFSVHIRVAGDWTERLVHTFQQQKSEMPRIEVDGPFGTASEDVFQYEVAMLVGAGIGVTPFASILKSIWYKFQQADQTLKTKKIYFYWLCRDTGAFAWFNDLLASLEQKMAESGKADFLTYRLFLTGWDTSIANNVALRFDTATDTVTGLRHKTIFGRPMWNSEFAAVAAAHPRSVVGVFLCGPGALAKSLQKSCHQHSSLDPRKVKFYFNKENF, encoded by the exons ATGGGCAACTGGCTGGTCAACCACTGGTTCTCGGCTGCTGTCCTC gcagcctggctgggcatcaacatcttcctcttcacatACTACTTTCTGTTCTTTGACCGGGACGAGCGGTATTTCTACACCAGGGCCATCCTCGGG TCCGCTTTGGCATGGGCACGAGCATCAGCCAAGTGCCTCAACTTCAACAGCATGCTGATCCTGCTGCCCGTCTGCCGCaacctcctctccttcctccgCGGGACCTGCTCG tgctgcaggcgAACTCTGCGGAAACAGCTGGACCACAACCTCACCTTCCACAAGCTGGTGGCGTACACGCTGGCCCTGCTCACAG CCGTGCACACCATCGCCCACCTCTTCAACCTGGAGCGCTACAACCACAGCCAGCAAGCCACCGATGGCAGCCTCCCCGCTGTCCTCTCCAAGATGCACCTGCAGGGCAGCAAGTGGCTGAACCCCATCCACTCCAACCAGACG aCTGTTGAGTATGTGGCCTTCACCACCATCCCGGGACTGACAGGTGTCATCATCACGCTGGCGCTCATCCTCATGGTCACGTCCTCCACTGAGTTTATCCGCAGGAACTATTTTGAGGTCTTCTGGTACACACACCATCTCTTCCTCATCTACTTTGCTGGCCTTGTCATCCATGGCATTGC CGGGCTGGTGCGCGGGCAGACAGAGGAGAGCATGGAGGAGGTGCACCCCCATCGGTGTGCCCGCTGCCTCACGCACAAGGCCGAgaactgcagccacagctgctggaaagaCCCCGAGTTTGGCAGCATCCCCACCGAG TCCTGGAAGTGGGTTCTGGCCCCCATTGTCCTCTACGTATTCGAGCGGATCCTCCGGGTCTGGCGCGCACGGCAGAAGGTGGTTGTCACCAAG GTGGTCATGCACCCTGCCCgtgtgctggagctgcagatGCAGAAGAAGGGCTTTCGCATGGAAGTGGGGCAGTACGTCTTCATCAACTGCCCTGCCATCTCCATGCTGGAGTGGCACCCCTTCACCCTCACCTCGGCACCTGAGGAGGACTTCTTCTCTGTCCATATCCGGGTGGCTGGGGACTGGACAGAGCGTCTCGTCCAcaccttccagcagcagaagtcAGAGATGCCCAG GATCGAGGTGGATGGCCCCTTCGGCACAGCCAGTGAAGACGTGTTCCAGTATGAGGTGGCCATGCTGGTGGGAGCAGGCATTGGAGTCACACCCTTTGCCTCCATCCTGAAGTCCATCTGGTACAAGTTCCAGCAGGCTGACCAGACCCTCAAGACCAAGAAG ATATATTTCTACTGGCTCTGCCGGGACACGGGAGCCTTTGCCTGGTTCAATGACCTGCTTGCCTCACTGGAGCAGAAGATGGCGGAGTCGGGCAAGGCAGACTTTCTCACCTACCGTCTCTTCCTCACCGGCTGGGACACCAGCATT gcCAACAACGTGGCGCTCCGCTTTGACACTGCTACAGACACAGTGACGGGCCTCAGGCATAAAACCATCTTTGGGCGGCCCATGTGGAACAGCGAGTTCGCAGCggtggctgcagcccaccccag GTCGGTGGTCGGCGTGTTCCTCTGCGGGCCAGGGGCCTTGGCAAAGAGCCTGCAGAAGTCTTGCCACCAACACTCCAGCCTGGACCCCAGGAAGGTCAAATTCTACTTCAACAAGGAGAACTTTTAA
- the CSTF2 gene encoding cleavage stimulation factor subunit 2 isoform X3: MAGLSVRDPAVDRSLRSVFVGNIPYEATEEQLKDIFSEVGPVVSFRLVYDRETGKPKGYGFCEYQDQETALSAMRNLNGREFSGRALRVDNAASEKNKEELKSLGTGAPIIESPYGDPVNPEDAPESISRAVASLPPEQMFELMKQMKLCVQNSPQEARNMLLQNPQLAYALLQAQVVMRIVDPEIALKILHRQTSVPPLIPGNQQPVPGPGPGPGPGPGPGPNAQLNPQNTPSSQPQPIGGMHVNGAPPLMQPPMQGGVPAPGQMAAPVQGPGPGPMAPGGGLQPQVGMPGGGPVPLERGQVGRDPRGLEPRGLEPRGLEPRVMEARALEARGLEPRVLEPRVLEARAMEARVMEPRGLEPRGPGPNPRGPMPGGIQGPGPLNMGASGPQGPRQVPNMAGAGLQGGGIPGAGVQGAGQPGGFSPGQSQVTPQDHEKAALIMQVLQLTADQIAMLPPEQRQSILILKEQIQKSTGAP; the protein is encoded by the exons ATGGCGGGGTTGTCGGTGCGGGATCCCGCCGTGGACCGTTCCTTGCGCTCCGTCTTCG TGGGGAACATCCCGTACGAAGCTacagaggagcagctgaaggacatTTTCTCAGAGGTTGGGCCCGTGGTCAGCTTTAG GCTGGTGTATGACAGGGAGACGGGAAAGCCGAAGGGCTATGGCTTCTGTGAGTACCAAGACCAGGAGACGGCCCTCAGTGCCATGCGGAACTTGAATGGGCGAGAGTTCAGCGGGAGGGCCCTGCGTGTCGACAACGCGGCCAGTGAGAAGAACAAAGAGGAGCTGAAGA GCTTGGGCACAGGTGCACCCATCATAGAGTCACCCTACGGTGACCCGGTCAATCCTGAAGATGCCCCCGAGTCCATCAGCCGGGCAGTAGCCAGCCTGCCACCCGAGCAGATGTTTgagctgatgaagcagatgAAG TTGTGTGTCCAGAACAGCCCCCAGGAAGCCAGGAACATGCTGCTCCAGAACCCCCAGCTGGCTTATGCCCTGCTACAGGCTCAGGTGGTCATGAGGATTGTCGACCCGGAGATTGCACTG AAAATCCTGCATCGCCAGACCAGTGTTCCTCCTCTCATCCCAGGCAACCAACAGCCAgtgccggggccggggccgggaccAGGACCAGGGCCTGGGCCAGGGCCTAACGCCCAGCTGAACCCACAGAATACACCCTCgtcccagccacagcccatA GGTGGGATGCACGTAAATGGCGCTCCGCCTCTGATGCAGCCGCCCATGCAGGGAGGAGTGCCGGCCCCAGGACAGATGGCAGCCCCTGTGCAGGGCCCAGGCCCTGGCCCCATGGCTCCAGGAG GTGGGCTGCAGCCGCAGGTTGGGATGCCGGGTGGAGGGCCAGTCCCCTTGGAGCGTGGACAAG TCGGAAGAGATCCCCGAGGGCTGGAGCCACGAGGATTGGAGCCACGAGGGTTGGAACCCCGGGTGATGGAAGCGCGAGCCCTGGAGGCACGAGGCCTGGAGCCACGGGTCCTGGAGCCGCGAGTGCTGGAAGCCAGGGCCATGGAGGCCAGGGTCATGGAGCCACGGGGCCTGGAGCCTCGAGGGCCAGGTCCCAACCCACGTGGCCCCATGCCTGGTGGGATACAGGGTCCTGGGCCACTTAACATGGGAGCCAGTGGCCCGCAGGGGCCCCGCCAG GTTCCTAACATGGCAGGGGCAGGCTTGCAGGGAGGAGGCATTCCTGGGGCAGGGGTCCAAGGAGCTGGTCAGCCTGGAGGCTTTAGCCCCGGACAGAGCCAGGTTACTCCCCAGGATCACGAGAAG GCAGCCCTGATCATGCAGGTTCTGCAGCTGACAGCAGACCAGATCGCCATGCTGCCGCCGGAGCAGCGGCAGAGCATCCTTATTCTAAAGGAGCAAATCCAGAAGTCTACAGGGGCACCCTGA
- the CSTF2 gene encoding cleavage stimulation factor subunit 2 isoform X1, with protein MAGLSVRDPAVDRSLRSVFVGNIPYEATEEQLKDIFSEVGPVVSFRLVYDRETGKPKGYGFCEYQDQETALSAMRNLNGREFSGRALRVDNAASEKNKEELKSLGTGAPIIESPYGDPVNPEDAPESISRAVASLPPEQMFELMKQMKLCVQNSPQEARNMLLQNPQLAYALLQAQVVMRIVDPEIALKILHRQTSVPPLIPGNQQPVPGPGPGPGPGPGPGPNAQLNPQNTPSSQPQPIGGMHVNGAPPLMQPPMQGGVPAPGQMAAPVQGPGPGPMAPGGGLQPQVGMPGGGPVPLERGQGNLQLSPVGPARPASIERVQVPMPDPRAPMQRGPLPASGPPPRGLLGDAPNDPRGGTLLSVTGEVEPRGYLGPPHQGAPMHHMPGHDSRGPPHEMRGGPMGEPRPLMGEPRGPLMDARVGRDPRGLEPRGLEPRGLEPRVMEARALEARGLEPRVLEPRVLEARAMEARVMEPRGLEPRGPGPNPRGPMPGGIQGPGPLNMGASGPQGPRQVPNMAGAGLQGGGIPGAGVQGAGQPGGFSPGQSQVTPQDHEKAALIMQVLQLTADQIAMLPPEQRQSILILKEQIQKSTGAP; from the exons ATGGCGGGGTTGTCGGTGCGGGATCCCGCCGTGGACCGTTCCTTGCGCTCCGTCTTCG TGGGGAACATCCCGTACGAAGCTacagaggagcagctgaaggacatTTTCTCAGAGGTTGGGCCCGTGGTCAGCTTTAG GCTGGTGTATGACAGGGAGACGGGAAAGCCGAAGGGCTATGGCTTCTGTGAGTACCAAGACCAGGAGACGGCCCTCAGTGCCATGCGGAACTTGAATGGGCGAGAGTTCAGCGGGAGGGCCCTGCGTGTCGACAACGCGGCCAGTGAGAAGAACAAAGAGGAGCTGAAGA GCTTGGGCACAGGTGCACCCATCATAGAGTCACCCTACGGTGACCCGGTCAATCCTGAAGATGCCCCCGAGTCCATCAGCCGGGCAGTAGCCAGCCTGCCACCCGAGCAGATGTTTgagctgatgaagcagatgAAG TTGTGTGTCCAGAACAGCCCCCAGGAAGCCAGGAACATGCTGCTCCAGAACCCCCAGCTGGCTTATGCCCTGCTACAGGCTCAGGTGGTCATGAGGATTGTCGACCCGGAGATTGCACTG AAAATCCTGCATCGCCAGACCAGTGTTCCTCCTCTCATCCCAGGCAACCAACAGCCAgtgccggggccggggccgggaccAGGACCAGGGCCTGGGCCAGGGCCTAACGCCCAGCTGAACCCACAGAATACACCCTCgtcccagccacagcccatA GGTGGGATGCACGTAAATGGCGCTCCGCCTCTGATGCAGCCGCCCATGCAGGGAGGAGTGCCGGCCCCAGGACAGATGGCAGCCCCTGTGCAGGGCCCAGGCCCTGGCCCCATGGCTCCAGGAG GTGGGCTGCAGCCGCAGGTTGGGATGCCGGGTGGAGGGCCAGTCCCCTTGGAGCGTGGACAAG GGAACCTGCAGCTCTCGCCCGTGGGACCTGCCAGGCCTGCGTCTATCGAACGCGTTCAAG tgcccatgCCAGACCCGAGGGCCCCTATGCAGCGTGGACCTCTACCTGCTAGTGGCCCGCCGCCCCGAGGCCTTTTGGGAGATGCCCCGAATGACCCTCGCGGAGGGACCCTGCTCTCAGTCACTGGAGAAGTGGAGCCCAg AGGTTACCTTGGGCCGCCCCACCAGGGAGCCCCTATGCACCATATGCCTGGTCATGACAGCCGTGGCCCCCCCCATGAGATGAGGGGGGGACCCATGGGAGAACCCCGACCACTGATGGGAGAGCCACGGGGGCCCTTGATGGATGCTCGAG TCGGAAGAGATCCCCGAGGGCTGGAGCCACGAGGATTGGAGCCACGAGGGTTGGAACCCCGGGTGATGGAAGCGCGAGCCCTGGAGGCACGAGGCCTGGAGCCACGGGTCCTGGAGCCGCGAGTGCTGGAAGCCAGGGCCATGGAGGCCAGGGTCATGGAGCCACGGGGCCTGGAGCCTCGAGGGCCAGGTCCCAACCCACGTGGCCCCATGCCTGGTGGGATACAGGGTCCTGGGCCACTTAACATGGGAGCCAGTGGCCCGCAGGGGCCCCGCCAG GTTCCTAACATGGCAGGGGCAGGCTTGCAGGGAGGAGGCATTCCTGGGGCAGGGGTCCAAGGAGCTGGTCAGCCTGGAGGCTTTAGCCCCGGACAGAGCCAGGTTACTCCCCAGGATCACGAGAAG GCAGCCCTGATCATGCAGGTTCTGCAGCTGACAGCAGACCAGATCGCCATGCTGCCGCCGGAGCAGCGGCAGAGCATCCTTATTCTAAAGGAGCAAATCCAGAAGTCTACAGGGGCACCCTGA
- the XKRX gene encoding XK-related protein 2, producing the protein MDGPSGGCPLAAPAAPSRAKLPLGIVFSTALFCGEGAAAAVLCLSYDHSDDRFWLALTIFFVLCPSVLVQLTLIFVHRDLSRDRPLVLLMHLLQLGPLIRCVEALVVYCRSGMEEEPYVTITRKRRLRKGYEVEMEQEVGHSVRRLATHRNAFKRMAVIQAFLGSTPQLTLQLYISVLEKYVPVTRAILMGICLVSVTYGALVCNILAIQVKYDDYKVQLRPLAFLCIVVWRSLEISTRVAVLVLFSTVFKHWIIPIALANLLVVFFLPWVQFWRSGTRLPDNIEKNFSRVGTVVVLCAFTLLYASINMFCWSAVQLKLADRDLIDKSQNWGRLATYYMVRLAENTALVVLWYFFKTDVYENICTPLLVVQLLLGYCLGIYFMLLFFQYLHPCRQLFRHNVADFLHCVCCRRQLPGTPLRLQAPCEPGVRHSIV; encoded by the exons atGGACGGGCCGAGCGGGGGCTGCCCGCtggccgcccccgccgccccgtcGCGGGCGAAGCTGCCGCTCGGCATCGTCTTCTCGACGGCGCTCTtctgcggggagggggcggcggccgccgtCCTCTGCCTCTCCTACGACCACTCCGACGACCGCTTCTGGCTGGCGCTCACCATCTTCTTCGTGCTCTGCCCCTCCGTCCTGGTGCAGCTCACGCTCATCTTCGTGCACCGCGACCTCAGCCGCGACCGCCCCCTCGTCCTGCTCATGCACCTGCTCCAGCTCGGGCCCCTCATCAG GTGCGTGGAGGCCCTGGTGGTGTACTGCCGGTCGGGGATGGAGGAGGAACCCTATGTGACCATCACCCGTAAGCGGCGGCTGCGGAAAGGCTACGAGGTGGAGATGGAGCAGGAGGTGGGCCACTCGGTGCGCCGGCTGGCCACACACCGCAACGCCTTCAAGCGCATGGCGGTCATCCAGGCTTTCCTGGGCTCCACCCCGCAGCTTACCCTCCAGCTCTACATCAGCGTCTTGGAGAAGTATGTCCCTGTCACCCGAG ccaTCCTCATGGGCATCTGCCTGGTGTCGGTCACCTACGGAGCGCTTGTCTGCAACATCCTGGCCATCCAGGTCAAGTATGATGACTACAAGGTCCAGCTGCGGCCACTGGCCTTCCTTTGCATTGTGGTGTGGCGCAGCCTGGAGATCTCCACCCGCGTGGCTGTTCTCGTGCTCTTCAGCACCGTCTTCAAGCACTGGATCATCCCCATCGCTCTGGCCAACCTGCTGGTGGTCTTCTTCTTGCCCTGGGTGCAGTTCTGGCGAAGCGGCACCCGCCTGCCTGACAACATCGAGAAGAACTTCAGCCGTGTGGGCACGGTGGTCGTGCTTTGCGCCTTCACCCTCCTCTACGCCAGCATCAACATGTTCTGCTGGTCGGCCGTGCAGCTCAAGCTGGCCGACCGGGACCTCATTGACAAGTCGCAGAACTGGGGCCGCCTGGCCACGTACTACATGGTCCGGCTGGCAGAGAACACAGCACTCGTCGTCCTCTGGTACTTCTTCAAGACAGATGTCTATGAGAACATCTGCACACCACTGCTGGTGGTGCAGCTGCTCCTCGGCTACTGCCTGGGAATCTACTTCATGCTCCTTTTCTTCCAGTACCTCCACCCCTGCCGCCAGCTATTCCGGCACAATGTTGCCGACTTCCTGCACTGTGTCTGCTGCCGCCGGCAGCTGCCGGGGACCCCTCTGCGCCTCCAGGCACCCTGTGAGCCCGGCGTGAGGCACAGCATCGTCTGA